The Helicobacter canis genomic sequence CACAAACAATATCTAGCCCCTCCACTAGCTCCCCAAACTCAAACGCCCCCACCCCAAGCACCAGCACAACATCACTCTGTCTAAGGAGCTGAGACACACCCGTATCCTGCTCTATGATTGCAGGATTTCGCATAGCTTGTGTGCTAGGAGTGGCACCCAGCCTTGCTATCTCGCTTTTTGACACAGCGTGTGTAGCATTACTCATCGCCTGCCTTTGCGCTCTCTTGCGTAGGTGATTGTGGCTCCAAAGTGGATTCTAGTCTAGATTGCGGATGGCTTTTGCGCACTACAAGTGTCCAATCGCGATGATTAAATCGCACAGAATTCATCACTTCATAGCCCTTAGAGCTGACAAACTCAGCACTCTTAGCGACATTAGAAAAATCATCAACTTCA encodes the following:
- a CDS encoding NADH-ubiquinone oxidoreductase subunit E family protein codes for the protein MKRFDLRHLHNDFYARMGELIDTQLTQGEVGIFLFEVDDFSNVAKSAEFVSSKGYEVMNSVRFNHRDWTLVVRKSHPQSRLESTLEPQSPTQESAKAGDE